In a genomic window of Streptomyces roseoviridis:
- the frr gene encoding ribosome recycling factor, translated as MIEETLLEAEEKMEKAVVVAKEDFAAIRTGRAHPAMFNKIVADYYGAITPINQLASFSVPEPRMAVVTPFDKSALRNIEQAIRDSDLGVNPSNDGNIIRVVFPELTQDRRKEYIKVAKTKAEDSKISIRSVRRKAKETIDKLVKDGEVGEDEGRRAEKELDDTTAKYVAQVDELLKHKEAELLEV; from the coding sequence GTGATCGAAGAGACCCTCCTCGAGGCCGAGGAGAAGATGGAGAAGGCCGTCGTGGTCGCCAAGGAGGACTTCGCCGCGATCCGCACCGGCCGTGCGCACCCGGCGATGTTCAACAAGATCGTGGCCGACTACTACGGTGCGATCACGCCCATCAACCAGCTGGCGTCGTTCTCGGTGCCGGAGCCGCGCATGGCCGTGGTGACCCCGTTCGACAAGAGCGCGCTGCGCAACATCGAGCAGGCCATCCGCGACTCGGACCTCGGCGTCAACCCGAGCAACGACGGCAACATCATCCGGGTGGTGTTCCCCGAGCTGACCCAGGACCGCCGCAAGGAGTACATCAAGGTCGCCAAGACCAAGGCCGAGGACTCCAAGATCTCGATCCGCTCCGTGCGCCGCAAGGCCAAGGAGACCATCGACAAGCTCGTCAAGGACGGCGAGGTCGGCGAGGACGAGGGCCGCCGCGCGGAGAAGGAGCTCGACGACACCACCGCGAAGTACGTCGCGCAGGTGGACGAGCTGCTCAAGCACAAGGAAGCCGAGCTGCTCGAGGTCTGA
- a CDS encoding M23 family metallopeptidase: MHSTTTLLLALPLALATAVWPVGPPRPDVLRGWEPPPGPYAAGHRGIDLAAPPGTPVHAPAAGTVTFAGPVGGQGVLVLTLTGGGAPPLRTTYVPVDPLLRPGTTVRPGDLLARVSPGGHCTRPCLHWGLLRGDTYLNPLRLLGTGPSRLLPLHGAPD, translated from the coding sequence ATGCACTCCACGACGACACTCCTGCTCGCCCTCCCCCTCGCCCTGGCCACCGCCGTCTGGCCCGTCGGCCCGCCCCGGCCCGACGTCCTGCGCGGCTGGGAACCACCACCGGGCCCCTACGCCGCCGGCCACCGCGGCATCGACCTCGCCGCCCCACCGGGCACCCCGGTCCACGCCCCCGCCGCCGGCACCGTCACCTTCGCCGGCCCGGTCGGCGGCCAGGGCGTCCTCGTCCTCACCCTTACGGGTGGCGGCGCACCACCCCTGCGGACCACCTACGTCCCGGTCGACCCCCTCCTGCGCCCCGGCACCACCGTCCGCCCCGGCGACCTCCTCGCCCGCGTCAGCCCCGGCGGCCACTGCACACGCCCCTGCCTCCACTGGGGCCTGCTGCGCGGCGACACCTACCTGAACCCGCTCCGCCTGCTCGGCACGGGCCCGTCCCGCCTGCTGCCGCTGCACGGCGCACCGGACTGA
- a CDS encoding YraN family protein — protein sequence MNATTTAREALGRYGEELAARRLTATGLHVIARNWRCGRTGEIDIVARDGDTLVVCEVKTRRGGAYEHPMAAVTPRKAERLRRLAACWLHRHGGPPPGGNVRIDLIGVVLPHRGAPVVTHARGVA from the coding sequence ATGAACGCCACGACAACCGCCCGCGAAGCCCTCGGACGGTACGGAGAAGAACTCGCCGCCCGCCGGCTCACCGCCACCGGACTGCACGTCATCGCCAGGAACTGGCGATGCGGCCGCACCGGAGAGATCGACATCGTCGCCCGCGACGGCGACACCCTCGTCGTCTGCGAGGTCAAGACCCGCCGCGGCGGAGCCTACGAACACCCCATGGCCGCCGTCACCCCCCGCAAGGCCGAACGGCTGCGCCGCCTCGCCGCCTGCTGGCTCCACCGCCACGGCGGCCCACCCCCCGGCGGAAACGTCCGCATCGACCTCATCGGCGTCGTCCTGCCCCACCGCGGCGCACCCGTCGTCACCCACGCCCGAGGGGTGGCCTGA
- the rpsB gene encoding 30S ribosomal protein S2, translating to MAVVTMRELLESGVHFGHQTRRWNPKMKRFIFTERNGIYIIDLLQSLSYIDRAYEFVKETVAHGGSIMFVGTKKQAQEAIAEQATRVGMPYVNQRWLGGMLTNFSTVYKRLQRLKELEQIDFEDVAASGLTKKELLVLSREKAKLEKTLGGIREMQKVPSAVWIVDTKKEHIAVGEARKLHIPVVAILDTNCDPDEVDYKIPGNDDAIRSVTLLTRVIADAVAEGLIARSGAATGDSKPGEKAAGEPLAEWERDLLEGDKKADEAPAAEAAAEAPAAEAEVAAEAPAADAEQA from the coding sequence ATGGCCGTCGTCACGATGCGGGAGCTGCTGGAGAGCGGCGTCCACTTCGGTCACCAGACCCGTCGCTGGAACCCGAAGATGAAGCGCTTCATCTTCACCGAGCGCAACGGCATCTACATCATCGACCTGCTCCAGTCGCTGTCGTACATCGACCGCGCCTACGAGTTCGTCAAGGAGACCGTCGCGCACGGCGGCTCCATCATGTTCGTCGGTACGAAGAAGCAGGCCCAGGAGGCCATCGCCGAGCAGGCGACGCGTGTCGGCATGCCGTACGTGAACCAGCGCTGGCTGGGTGGCATGCTCACCAACTTCTCGACCGTCTACAAGCGTCTGCAGCGCCTCAAGGAGCTCGAGCAGATCGACTTCGAGGACGTGGCCGCCTCCGGCCTCACCAAGAAGGAGCTCCTGGTCCTCTCCCGCGAGAAGGCCAAGCTGGAGAAGACCCTCGGTGGTATCCGCGAGATGCAGAAGGTGCCGAGCGCCGTCTGGATCGTCGACACCAAGAAGGAGCACATCGCCGTCGGTGAGGCGCGCAAGCTCCACATCCCGGTCGTCGCGATCCTCGACACCAACTGCGACCCCGACGAGGTCGACTACAAGATCCCGGGCAACGACGACGCGATCCGCTCCGTCACCCTGCTCACCCGCGTGATCGCCGACGCCGTCGCCGAGGGCCTCATCGCCCGTTCCGGCGCCGCGACCGGTGACTCGAAGCCGGGCGAGAAGGCCGCCGGCGAGCCGCTCGCCGAGTGGGAGCGCGACCTGCTCGAGGGCGACAAGAAGGCTGACGAGGCCCCGGCCGCCGAGGCCGCTGCCGAGGCTCCGGCCGCCGAGGCCGAGGTTGCCGCCGAGGCTCCGGCCGCCGACGCCGAGCAGGCCTGA
- a CDS encoding phosphatidate cytidylyltransferase, producing MNDSSWRAPAGSGFGGPDQGPAPAGPAYEGRRAAQTRPMPIVSDPAGDNQDDHDRGAAQPGGPLFRDETPHEHPQEPMSSPSQPAPAPSPRQKPRQKKSAGRDLGAAIGVGLGLGAVIIASLFIWKPAFVGVIAVAVVVGLWELTSRLQERKGIKAPLVPLALGGAAMVVAGYVRGPEGAWVAMALTALAVLVWRMTEPPEGYLKDVTAGVFAAFYVPFLATFVALMLTADDGPWRVLTFLVLTVVSDTGAYAVGWRFGRHKLAPRISPGKTREGLLGAVAFAMAAGALCMEFLIDGGLWWQGLLLGLAVAASATLGDLGESMIKRDLGIKDMGTLLPGHGGIMDRLDSLLPTAPVVWLLLVLFVGSG from the coding sequence ATGAACGACTCTTCCTGGAGGGCCCCGGCCGGTTCCGGCTTCGGGGGGCCCGACCAGGGGCCTGCCCCGGCGGGTCCCGCCTACGAAGGGCGGCGGGCGGCGCAGACTCGGCCCATGCCCATCGTGTCCGATCCCGCCGGCGACAACCAGGACGATCACGACCGGGGGGCCGCTCAGCCGGGCGGTCCCCTGTTCCGTGACGAGACGCCGCACGAGCATCCGCAGGAGCCCATGTCCAGCCCGTCCCAGCCCGCGCCTGCGCCTTCGCCCCGGCAGAAGCCGCGGCAGAAGAAGAGTGCGGGCCGTGACCTGGGTGCGGCCATAGGAGTCGGTCTCGGTCTCGGCGCCGTCATCATCGCGTCGCTGTTCATCTGGAAGCCGGCGTTCGTCGGTGTGATAGCGGTCGCCGTCGTGGTCGGCCTGTGGGAGCTGACCTCCCGCCTCCAGGAGCGCAAGGGCATCAAGGCTCCGCTGGTCCCGCTCGCGCTCGGCGGTGCGGCGATGGTCGTCGCCGGGTACGTGCGGGGGCCGGAGGGCGCGTGGGTGGCGATGGCGCTCACGGCTCTCGCGGTGCTCGTGTGGCGGATGACGGAGCCGCCCGAGGGCTATCTGAAGGACGTCACGGCGGGGGTCTTCGCGGCCTTCTACGTGCCGTTCCTGGCGACGTTCGTGGCCCTGATGCTGACGGCCGACGACGGCCCGTGGCGGGTGCTGACCTTCCTGGTCCTCACCGTGGTCAGCGACACCGGCGCGTACGCGGTGGGCTGGCGTTTCGGCCGGCACAAGCTGGCCCCGCGCATCAGCCCCGGCAAGACCCGCGAGGGTCTGCTCGGCGCGGTCGCGTTCGCCATGGCGGCGGGCGCGCTGTGCATGGAGTTCCTGATCGACGGCGGCCTGTGGTGGCAGGGGCTCCTGCTCGGCCTCGCGGTGGCGGCGAGCGCGACGCTGGGCGACCTGGGCGAGTCGATGATCAAGCGTGACCTCGGCATCAAGGACATGGGCACGCTGCTGCCGGGCCACGGCGGGATCATGGACCGGCTGGACTCGTTGCTGCCGACGGCGCCGGTGGTGTGGCTGCTGCTGGTGCTGTTCGTCGGAAGCGGTTGA
- the pyrH gene encoding UMP kinase: MNQGAAQGDDNNGKMAGRFMLKLSGEAFSGGTGLGVDPDVVHAIAREIAAVVRDGAQIAIVIGGGNFFRGAELQQRGMDRARSDYMGMLGTVMNCLALQDFLEKEGIDSRVQTAITMGQVAEPYIPLRAVRHLEKGRVVIFGAGMGMPYFSTDTTAAQRALEIDAEALLMGKNGVDGVYDSDPKTNPDAVKFDALEYGEVLSRDLKVADATAITLCRDNNLPILVFELLAEGNIARAVKGEKIGTLVSDQGTRA; the protein is encoded by the coding sequence ATGAATCAGGGCGCCGCACAGGGCGACGACAACAACGGCAAAATGGCCGGCCGCTTCATGCTGAAGCTGTCCGGTGAGGCTTTCTCCGGGGGCACCGGCCTCGGGGTCGATCCGGATGTCGTACACGCCATCGCGCGCGAGATCGCCGCTGTCGTCCGCGACGGCGCCCAGATCGCGATCGTGATCGGCGGAGGCAACTTCTTCCGTGGCGCCGAGCTCCAGCAGCGCGGCATGGACCGGGCCCGCTCCGACTACATGGGCATGCTCGGTACCGTGATGAACTGCCTCGCCCTCCAGGACTTCCTGGAGAAGGAGGGCATCGACTCCCGCGTCCAGACCGCCATCACCATGGGGCAGGTCGCCGAGCCGTACATTCCGCTGCGTGCCGTGCGCCACCTGGAGAAGGGCCGTGTGGTCATCTTCGGTGCCGGTATGGGCATGCCGTACTTCTCCACCGACACGACCGCCGCGCAGCGCGCGCTGGAGATCGACGCCGAGGCCCTGCTCATGGGCAAGAACGGCGTCGACGGGGTCTACGACTCCGATCCGAAGACCAACCCGGACGCGGTCAAGTTCGACGCGCTGGAGTACGGCGAGGTGCTCTCGCGCGACCTGAAGGTCGCCGACGCCACCGCGATCACCCTGTGCCGTGACAACAACCTTCCGATCCTCGTCTTCGAACTGCTCGCCGAGGGCAATATCGCGCGCGCGGTGAAGGGTGAGAAGATCGGCACGCTCGTGAGCGACCAGGGCACCCGGGCCTGA
- a CDS encoding YifB family Mg chelatase-like AAA ATPase: protein MGFARTCSVALVGVEGVVVEVQADLEAGVAAFTLVGLPDKSLTESRDRVRAAIVNSDAEWPQKKLTVGLSPASVPKGGSGFDLAVAAAVLGAAERIDPRTIADLVLIGELGLDGRVRPVRGVLPAVLAAADAGYRQVVVPEQTAGEAALVPGISVLGIRSLRQLIAVLTDEPVPEEEPHEEGRPDPMLAGLLVPGAGIGTGLAADPTDGPDLADVAGQHTARRALEIAAAGSHHLLLTGPPGAGKTMLAERLPGILPPLTRQESLEVTAVHSVAGILPPGEPLVHRPPYCAPHHSATMQSLVGGGNGLPRPGAVSLAHRGVLFLDEAPEFSSKALDALRQPLESGHVVVARAAGVVRLPARFLLALAANPCPCGRHTLHGAGCECPASLIRRYQARLSGPLLDRVDLRVQVEPVHRSDLLGHGGRGEPSTTVAARVHEARARAAARLDGTPWTVNSEIPGHELRTRFLARPGALAAAERDIERGLLTARGLDRVLRVAWTVADLAGHDRPEADDIALALELRTGITRGVPVAAGEWR from the coding sequence ATGGGATTCGCCCGCACCTGCTCCGTCGCCCTCGTCGGCGTCGAAGGCGTCGTCGTCGAGGTCCAGGCAGACCTGGAAGCCGGAGTCGCCGCCTTCACCCTCGTCGGCCTCCCCGACAAGAGCCTCACCGAAAGCCGCGACCGCGTCCGCGCCGCCATCGTCAACTCCGACGCCGAATGGCCCCAGAAGAAACTCACCGTCGGCCTCAGCCCCGCCTCCGTCCCCAAAGGAGGCAGCGGTTTCGACCTGGCCGTCGCCGCAGCCGTCCTCGGCGCCGCCGAACGCATCGACCCCCGCACCATCGCCGACCTCGTCCTCATCGGCGAACTCGGCCTCGACGGCCGCGTCCGCCCCGTCCGCGGCGTCCTGCCCGCCGTCCTCGCCGCCGCCGACGCCGGCTACCGGCAGGTCGTCGTCCCCGAACAGACCGCCGGCGAAGCCGCCCTCGTCCCCGGCATCTCCGTCCTCGGCATCCGCAGCCTGCGCCAGCTCATCGCCGTCCTCACCGACGAACCCGTCCCCGAAGAAGAACCCCACGAAGAAGGCCGCCCCGACCCCATGCTCGCCGGACTCCTCGTCCCCGGAGCGGGCATCGGCACCGGACTCGCCGCCGACCCCACCGACGGACCCGACCTCGCCGACGTCGCCGGACAGCACACCGCCCGCCGCGCCCTCGAGATCGCCGCCGCCGGCAGCCACCACCTCCTGCTGACCGGCCCACCCGGAGCAGGCAAGACCATGCTCGCCGAACGCCTCCCCGGCATCCTGCCGCCCCTCACCCGCCAGGAATCCCTCGAAGTCACCGCCGTCCACTCGGTCGCCGGCATCCTCCCGCCCGGCGAACCCCTCGTCCACCGCCCGCCCTACTGCGCACCCCACCACTCCGCGACCATGCAGTCCCTCGTCGGCGGCGGCAACGGACTGCCCCGCCCCGGCGCCGTCTCCCTCGCCCACCGCGGCGTGCTCTTCCTCGACGAAGCCCCCGAGTTCTCCTCCAAAGCCCTCGACGCCCTCCGACAACCCCTCGAATCCGGCCACGTCGTCGTCGCCCGCGCCGCCGGCGTCGTCCGCCTCCCCGCCCGCTTCCTGCTCGCCCTCGCCGCCAACCCCTGCCCCTGCGGCCGGCACACCCTCCACGGCGCCGGCTGCGAATGCCCCGCCTCCCTCATCCGCCGCTACCAGGCCCGCCTCTCCGGCCCCCTCCTCGACCGCGTCGACCTCCGCGTCCAGGTCGAACCCGTCCACCGCTCCGACCTCCTCGGCCACGGCGGACGCGGCGAACCCAGCACCACCGTCGCCGCCCGCGTCCACGAAGCCAGGGCCCGCGCGGCCGCCCGCCTCGACGGCACCCCCTGGACCGTCAACAGCGAAATCCCCGGACACGAACTCCGCACCCGATTCCTCGCCCGCCCCGGCGCCCTCGCCGCCGCCGAACGCGACATCGAACGCGGCCTGCTCACCGCCCGGGGCCTCGACCGAGTCCTCCGCGTCGCCTGGACCGTCGCCGACCTCGCCGGACACGACCGCCCCGAAGCCGACGACATCGCCCTCGCCCTCGAACTGCGCACCGGCATCACCCGAGGCGTCCCCGTCGCGGCGGGGGAGTGGCGATGA
- the tsf gene encoding translation elongation factor Ts, translated as MANYTAADVKKLRELTGAGMMDCKKALDEADGDVDKAVEALRIKGQKGVAKREGRSAENGAVVSLIADDNTSGVLVELKCETDFVAKGEKFLAVANALAAHVAKTSPADIEALLASEIEPGKTVQAYVDEANANLGEKIVLDRFAQYADGYVSAYMHRTMPDLPPQIGVLVELDKENAEVAKGVAQHIAAFAPKYLTREDVPADVVESERRIAEETTRAEGKPEAAIAKIVEGRVNGFFKDATLLGQPYALDNKKSVQQILDEAGVTLKRFTRIKVGI; from the coding sequence ATGGCGAACTACACCGCCGCTGACGTCAAGAAGCTCCGCGAGCTCACCGGCGCCGGCATGATGGACTGCAAGAAGGCCCTGGACGAGGCCGACGGCGACGTCGACAAGGCCGTCGAGGCCCTGCGCATCAAGGGCCAGAAGGGTGTCGCCAAGCGCGAGGGCCGCTCCGCCGAGAACGGCGCCGTGGTCTCCCTCATCGCCGACGACAACACCTCCGGCGTCCTGGTCGAGCTGAAGTGCGAGACGGACTTCGTCGCCAAGGGTGAGAAGTTCCTGGCCGTCGCCAACGCGCTCGCCGCGCACGTCGCCAAGACCTCCCCGGCCGACATCGAGGCGCTGCTCGCCTCCGAGATCGAGCCCGGCAAGACCGTGCAGGCGTACGTCGACGAGGCCAACGCCAACCTCGGCGAGAAGATCGTCCTGGACCGCTTCGCGCAGTACGCCGACGGCTACGTCTCCGCGTACATGCACCGCACGATGCCCGACCTGCCGCCGCAGATCGGTGTCCTGGTCGAGCTCGACAAGGAGAACGCCGAGGTCGCCAAGGGTGTCGCGCAGCACATCGCCGCGTTCGCCCCGAAGTACCTCACCCGCGAGGACGTCCCGGCCGACGTCGTGGAGTCCGAGCGTCGCATCGCCGAGGAGACCACCCGCGCCGAGGGCAAGCCCGAGGCCGCGATCGCCAAGATCGTCGAGGGTCGTGTGAACGGCTTCTTCAAGGACGCCACGCTGCTCGGTCAGCCGTACGCCCTTGACAACAAGAAGTCGGTCCAGCAGATCCTGGACGAGGCCGGTGTCACCCTGAAGCGCTTCACCCGCATCAAGGTCGGCATCTGA
- the whiG gene encoding RNA polymerase sigma factor WhiG yields MPQHTSGSDRAAVPPAARGTVRPPAPTSLDELWRSYKETGDERLREQLILHYSPLVKYVAGRVSVGLPSNVEQADFVSSGVFGLIDAIEKFDVERAIKFETYAITRIRGAMIDELRALDWIPRSVRQKARNVERAYATLEAQLRRTPSEAEVADEMGITLDELHAVFSQLSLANVVALEELLHVGGEGGDRLSLMDTLEDTAADNPVEVAEDRELRRLLARAINTLPEREKTVVTLYYYEGLTLAEIGHVLGVTESRVSQIHTKSVLQLRAKLADVGR; encoded by the coding sequence ATGCCCCAGCACACCTCCGGGTCTGACCGCGCTGCGGTGCCCCCAGCAGCCCGGGGCACCGTGCGACCACCCGCACCGACCTCGCTCGACGAGCTGTGGCGCTCGTACAAGGAAACCGGCGACGAACGGCTGCGGGAACAGCTGATCCTGCACTACTCGCCCCTCGTCAAATACGTCGCCGGACGCGTCAGCGTCGGACTGCCCTCCAACGTCGAACAAGCCGACTTCGTCTCCTCCGGAGTCTTCGGGCTCATCGACGCCATCGAGAAATTCGACGTCGAACGCGCCATCAAATTCGAGACCTACGCGATCACCCGCATCCGCGGCGCCATGATCGACGAACTCCGCGCCCTCGACTGGATCCCGCGCTCCGTACGCCAGAAGGCCCGCAACGTCGAACGCGCCTACGCCACCCTCGAAGCACAGCTGCGCCGCACCCCCTCCGAGGCAGAGGTCGCCGACGAGATGGGCATCACCCTCGACGAACTCCACGCCGTCTTCAGCCAGTTGTCCCTGGCCAACGTCGTCGCCCTCGAAGAACTCCTGCACGTCGGCGGAGAAGGCGGCGACCGGCTCTCCCTCATGGACACCCTGGAGGACACCGCCGCCGACAACCCGGTGGAGGTCGCCGAGGACCGCGAACTGCGCCGGCTCCTCGCCCGGGCCATCAACACGCTCCCCGAGCGCGAGAAGACCGTCGTCACGCTCTACTACTACGAGGGCCTCACCCTCGCCGAGATCGGCCACGTCCTCGGCGTCACCGAGAGCCGCGTCAGCCAGATCCACACCAAGTCCGTCCTCCAGCTTCGAGCCAAACTGGCCGACGTGGGCCGCTGA
- a CDS encoding TetR/AcrR family transcriptional regulator → MAEHRTMQRGALLDAARSLLSEGGTEALTFPALAERTGLARSSVYEYFRSRAAVVEELCAVDFPVWAAEVEAAMAAADTAEGKIEAYVRSQLQLVGDRRHRAVVAISAGELDDGAREKIRAAHGGLVTMIVDALTALGRPQPRLEAMLLQGVVDAAVRRIELGAAEDPATIADAAVSMALGGIRGT, encoded by the coding sequence GTGGCCGAGCACCGGACGATGCAGCGCGGCGCCCTGCTGGACGCCGCGCGAAGCCTGCTGTCCGAAGGCGGTACGGAGGCGCTGACCTTCCCCGCCCTCGCCGAGCGCACGGGCCTGGCCCGGTCCTCGGTCTACGAGTACTTCCGCTCCCGCGCGGCCGTGGTCGAGGAACTCTGCGCCGTCGACTTCCCCGTCTGGGCCGCCGAGGTCGAGGCCGCCATGGCCGCCGCCGACACCGCCGAGGGCAAGATCGAGGCGTACGTCCGCAGCCAGCTCCAGCTGGTCGGCGACCGGCGGCACCGCGCGGTCGTCGCGATCTCCGCCGGCGAGCTCGACGACGGCGCCCGCGAGAAGATCCGCGCCGCCCACGGGGGCCTCGTCACCATGATCGTCGACGCCCTCACCGCCCTCGGCCGCCCCCAGCCCCGCCTGGAGGCCATGCTCCTCCAGGGCGTCGTCGACGCGGCCGTCCGCCGCATCGAACTCGGCGCCGCCGAGGACCCGGCGACCATCGCCGACGCGGCCGTCTCGATGGCCCTCGGCGGCATCCGCGGCACCTGA
- the dprA gene encoding DNA-processing protein DprA yields MTTTPHHHEAERLARAALTHIIEPGDEHAGRALRRHGAVHLLRLLHQNDTPRHPTPWDPAEPDTPPRTPPAAPDPRPRPAHTHPAPPDPGPGRPAKPPHPTRTDPSPHADDFPGTGEARIATWRRRARTATPEHDLDLITRLGGHFLIPGDTDWPTQLDDLGDARPIGLWTRGPAPLRTWALRSVALVGARTCTPYGAHTATTLAAGLAERGWVVVSGAAFGIDGAAHRGALAGGGATIAVLACGVDTPYPRGHAGLLGRIAEQGLIIGELPPGAHPTRSRFVLRNRVIAALTRGTVVVEAEYRSGSLVTARAATRLGRHTMGVPGPVTSGLSAGVHELLRGEATLVTDAAEIIELVGSVGDLAPPRRGPVLPRDLLAPDTARVLEALPAREPASLTTIAARAGTHPDHTLAKLYELHSLGFVERRQDHWRLTNTRTERSNTRHGACRPDAIG; encoded by the coding sequence ATGACCACCACACCCCACCACCACGAAGCCGAACGCCTCGCCCGCGCCGCCCTCACCCACATCATCGAACCCGGCGACGAACACGCCGGCCGCGCCCTCCGCCGCCACGGAGCAGTCCACCTCCTCCGCCTCCTCCACCAGAACGACACCCCACGCCACCCCACCCCCTGGGACCCCGCCGAACCGGACACCCCGCCCCGCACACCCCCCGCAGCACCCGACCCCCGCCCCCGGCCCGCCCACACCCACCCCGCACCACCCGACCCCGGCCCCGGACGACCCGCGAAGCCCCCGCACCCCACCCGTACCGACCCCAGCCCCCACGCCGACGACTTCCCCGGCACCGGAGAAGCCCGCATCGCCACCTGGCGACGCCGCGCCCGCACCGCCACACCCGAACACGACCTCGACCTCATCACCCGCCTCGGCGGACACTTCCTCATCCCCGGCGACACCGACTGGCCCACCCAACTCGACGACCTCGGCGACGCCCGCCCCATCGGCCTGTGGACCCGAGGCCCCGCCCCCCTCCGCACCTGGGCCCTCCGCTCCGTCGCCCTCGTCGGCGCCCGCACCTGCACCCCCTACGGCGCCCACACCGCCACCACCCTCGCCGCCGGACTCGCCGAACGCGGCTGGGTCGTCGTCTCCGGCGCCGCCTTCGGCATCGACGGCGCCGCCCACCGCGGCGCCCTCGCCGGCGGCGGCGCCACCATCGCCGTCCTCGCCTGCGGAGTCGACACCCCCTACCCCCGCGGCCACGCCGGCCTCCTCGGCCGCATCGCCGAACAGGGCCTGATCATCGGCGAACTCCCACCCGGCGCCCACCCCACCCGCAGCCGCTTCGTCCTCCGCAACCGCGTCATCGCCGCCCTCACCCGCGGCACCGTCGTCGTCGAAGCCGAATACCGCAGCGGCTCCCTCGTCACCGCCCGCGCCGCCACCCGCCTCGGCCGCCACACCATGGGCGTCCCCGGCCCCGTCACCAGCGGCCTGTCCGCCGGAGTCCACGAACTCCTCCGCGGCGAAGCCACCCTCGTCACCGACGCCGCCGAGATCATCGAACTCGTCGGATCCGTCGGCGACCTCGCCCCACCCCGCCGCGGCCCCGTCCTGCCCCGCGACCTCCTCGCCCCCGACACCGCCCGCGTCCTCGAAGCCCTCCCCGCCCGCGAGCCCGCCTCCCTCACCACCATCGCCGCCCGCGCCGGCACCCACCCCGACCACACCCTCGCCAAGCTCTACGAACTCCACTCCCTCGGGTTCGTCGAACGACGACAGGACCACTGGCGGTTGACGAACACCCGCACAGAACGCTCGAACACCCGGCATGGCGCCTGTCGACCCGACGCAATCGGGTGA
- the rlmN gene encoding 23S rRNA (adenine(2503)-C(2))-methyltransferase RlmN: MARPLPGELTFVAPRGAKQPPRHLADLTPAERKEAVAAIGEKPFRAKQLSTHYFARYAHDPAQWTDIPAASREKLAAELLPDLMSVVRHVSCDDDTTRKTLWRLHDGTLVESVLMRYPDRVTMCISSQAGCGMNCPFCATGQAGLDRNLSTAEIVHQIVDGMRALRDGEVPGGPARLSNIVFMGMGEPLANYKRVVGAIRRLTDPEPDGLGLSQRGITVSTVGLVPAMLRFADEGFKCRLAVSLHAPDDELRDTLVPVNTRWKVREVLDAAWEYAEKSGRRISIEYALIRDINDQAWRGDLLGRLLKGKRVHVNLIPLNPTPGSKWTASRPEDEKAFVEAIAAHGVPVTVRDTRGQEIDGACGQLAAAER, encoded by the coding sequence GTGGCCCGCCCGCTTCCCGGAGAACTCACTTTCGTCGCCCCGCGCGGAGCCAAGCAGCCCCCGCGGCACCTGGCCGACCTCACGCCCGCCGAGCGGAAGGAGGCGGTCGCCGCGATCGGCGAGAAGCCGTTCCGCGCCAAGCAGCTGTCCACGCACTATTTCGCCCGGTACGCGCACGACCCGGCGCAGTGGACCGACATCCCCGCCGCCTCGCGCGAGAAGCTGGCCGCTGAGCTGCTGCCCGATCTGATGTCGGTCGTGCGGCACGTCTCGTGCGACGACGACACCACCCGCAAGACGCTGTGGCGGCTGCACGACGGGACGCTCGTGGAGTCGGTGCTCATGCGCTACCCGGACCGGGTGACCATGTGCATCTCCTCGCAGGCCGGCTGCGGCATGAACTGCCCGTTCTGTGCCACCGGCCAGGCCGGTCTGGACCGGAACCTGTCGACGGCGGAGATCGTGCACCAGATCGTCGACGGTATGCGCGCGCTGCGGGACGGCGAGGTGCCGGGCGGCCCGGCGCGGCTGTCGAACATCGTCTTCATGGGGATGGGCGAGCCGCTGGCCAACTACAAGCGGGTCGTCGGCGCGATCCGCCGGCTCACGGACCCCGAGCCCGACGGCCTGGGCCTGTCGCAGCGCGGGATCACGGTGTCCACGGTCGGTCTGGTCCCGGCCATGCTGCGGTTCGCCGACGAGGGCTTCAAGTGCCGGCTGGCGGTCTCGCTGCACGCGCCCGACGACGAGCTGCGCGACACCCTGGTGCCGGTGAACACCCGCTGGAAGGTCCGCGAGGTCCTCGACGCGGCGTGGGAGTACGCGGAGAAGTCGGGGCGCCGGATCTCCATCGAGTACGCGCTGATCCGGGACATCAACGACCAGGCGTGGCGGGGTGACCTCCTCGGCCGGCTGCTGAAGGGCAAGCGGGTGCACGTCAACCTGATCCCGCTCAACCCGACGCCCGGCTCGAAGTGGACGGCGTCCCGTCCCGAGGACGAGAAGGCGTTCGTCGAGGCCATCGCCGCGCACGGCGTGCCCGTCACCGTCCGCGACACCCGCGGGCAGGAGATCGACGGTGCCTGTGGACAGCTCGCGGCCGCCGAACGCTGA